Proteins encoded by one window of Moorella humiferrea:
- a CDS encoding glycosyltransferase family 4 protein codes for MVAKKVALLTTNFFNPAGERIIMGGAERYQVDLCRLLKEMGFYVEVWQIGSGWTREFDGIRIRSIPVTKSEYYTFPDLTTAFYENSMAFDYAIYFILTLAYPVAREKSIAISHGVFWDWPGFDLVAGKPESRQEWLRRLGIALAGPSKLVSVDTNTINFFNATLPGFYHKWEYIPNYVDTDLFRPSEEEQAGTDTVRILFPRRLVPVRGVNETMRAAEKLLSRYPWLEFHFCGRGHNDNAEKLMAQWAAGRERCFYYWKPLEMMPEIYRQADIVLIPSRSTEGTSLAALEAMACGKPVIAGLAGGLSDIIIHGYNGYLIKPTVENLVAAIEDLALDKDKRKLMGRRAREVALTFDRKIWAERWAKVMGEVFR; via the coding sequence ATGGTTGCAAAAAAAGTGGCCCTCCTGACCACCAATTTCTTTAATCCAGCGGGCGAGCGAATTATCATGGGTGGGGCCGAACGTTACCAAGTGGATCTCTGCCGCCTGCTTAAAGAAATGGGCTTTTACGTCGAGGTCTGGCAGATCGGCAGCGGCTGGACCAGAGAATTCGATGGCATACGGATTCGCAGCATCCCGGTAACAAAAAGTGAATACTATACCTTCCCCGACCTAACCACCGCCTTTTATGAAAACTCCATGGCCTTTGATTACGCCATCTACTTTATCCTCACCCTGGCTTACCCGGTGGCCAGGGAAAAAAGCATAGCCATCAGCCATGGGGTATTCTGGGATTGGCCGGGTTTTGACCTGGTGGCCGGTAAACCCGAAAGCCGCCAGGAATGGCTGCGGCGCCTGGGTATCGCCCTGGCAGGCCCCTCTAAACTAGTATCCGTTGATACCAATACCATTAACTTTTTTAACGCTACCCTACCCGGCTTTTATCATAAATGGGAGTACATCCCCAACTATGTTGATACTGACCTCTTTCGTCCGTCGGAAGAAGAGCAAGCCGGTACGGATACTGTTCGCATCCTTTTTCCCCGTCGTCTGGTCCCCGTGAGGGGTGTCAACGAGACCATGCGGGCGGCAGAAAAACTGCTCTCCCGCTACCCCTGGCTTGAGTTTCACTTCTGCGGCCGCGGCCATAATGATAATGCCGAAAAACTCATGGCCCAGTGGGCAGCCGGTCGGGAGCGCTGTTTCTACTACTGGAAACCCCTGGAGATGATGCCGGAAATTTACCGGCAGGCCGATATTGTCCTGATCCCCTCCCGCTCAACTGAAGGCACCAGCCTGGCTGCCCTGGAAGCCATGGCCTGCGGTAAGCCGGTAATTGCCGGGCTGGCGGGCGGTCTAAGCGACATCATCATCCACGGCTATAACGGTTATTTAATTAAGCCGACTGTAGAAAACCTGGTGGCAGCCATTGAAGATCTGGCCCTAGATAAGGACAAGAGAAAGCTGATGGGCCGGCGTGCCCGGGAAGTAGCCCTGACCTTTGACCGGAAAATATGGGCCGAGCGCTGGGCCAAGGTTATGGGGGAGGTATTTCGCTAG
- a CDS encoding glycosyltransferase, protein MPKLTAMMIVYNEADRYLERCLRSLTTYADEIVVLDDGSTDATPEICLSFPLVKLYRRETSLFLLDESRLRHELWTYAVAGNPEWILALDADELLEARAAYELPYLLKQKLFSAVSFRLFDCWGGEDYYRVDGLWNPWLRGFAIYLVKYQPHLSSEWPPLPFHCGRLPLAYRRLPHLESDLRIKHLGWANPAELRLKYERAVSRDPDCLYLPREHYESILWPPEKIHLEKWCEGVTIPYRKS, encoded by the coding sequence ATGCCTAAGCTCACTGCCATGATGATCGTCTACAATGAAGCCGACCGCTACTTAGAACGTTGCCTGCGGTCTTTAACCACTTATGCAGACGAGATCGTCGTCCTGGACGACGGTTCTACCGATGCCACCCCGGAAATATGCTTAAGTTTCCCTCTTGTTAAGCTTTACCGCCGCGAAACTTCCCTTTTTCTCCTCGATGAATCGCGGTTACGCCATGAACTCTGGACTTACGCCGTTGCCGGCAATCCCGAATGGATCCTGGCCCTTGATGCCGACGAGTTGCTGGAAGCTAGGGCGGCCTATGAACTCCCCTATCTCCTTAAGCAAAAACTCTTTTCCGCCGTCAGCTTCCGCCTTTTCGACTGTTGGGGTGGCGAAGACTATTACCGCGTTGACGGCCTGTGGAATCCGTGGTTGAGGGGTTTTGCTATTTACCTGGTAAAGTACCAACCCCATCTCTCGTCGGAATGGCCGCCGTTACCGTTTCACTGCGGCCGCCTGCCCCTGGCCTACCGTCGCCTGCCTCACCTGGAAAGTGACCTTAGGATTAAACACCTGGGATGGGCCAACCCGGCGGAACTCCGGCTGAAATATGAACGCGCCGTTAGCCGGGATCCAGATTGCCTGTATCTGCCCCGGGAGCATTACGAAAGCATCCTCTGGCCTCCCGAAAAAATACACCTTGAAAAATGGTGCGAAGGGGTTACCATCCCTTACCGTAAATCATAA